The following coding sequences are from one Rhodobiaceae bacterium window:
- a CDS encoding transcriptional regulator BetI gives MPKIVDHEEYRRTIVEKATPVFSAHGFNGLGMRQIAQELGMSKSALYHYFPSKDELFAACTEFVVERDGALVEADMTAATTREKTAVLMEVFGEIEKGFQGEAFLLLDYMRGKSHREVARDKNMKLANKRYLEMIAAIVGKADAAKVLTFMLGALMQRLLDGRRTRLSDIELWLRETLEAHETLRTKRESI, from the coding sequence ATGCCGAAAATTGTGGACCACGAAGAATACCGGCGCACCATTGTGGAGAAGGCGACGCCTGTTTTCTCTGCGCATGGATTTAACGGGCTGGGCATGCGCCAGATCGCGCAGGAGCTCGGCATGTCCAAAAGTGCGCTCTACCACTATTTCCCTTCAAAGGACGAGCTGTTCGCTGCCTGTACCGAATTTGTCGTCGAGAGGGACGGGGCTCTGGTTGAGGCGGACATGACCGCTGCAACGACACGCGAAAAGACCGCAGTGCTGATGGAAGTGTTCGGGGAGATTGAGAAAGGCTTCCAGGGGGAGGCCTTTCTGCTTCTGGACTATATGCGCGGCAAATCACATCGCGAAGTCGCCCGCGACAAAAACATGAAGCTCGCGAACAAAAGATATCTGGAAATGATCGCGGCGATCGTCGGCAAAGCGGACGCGGCAAAGGTTCTGACATTTATGCTCGGTGCACTGATGCAGCGCTTGCTAGATGGAAGAAGGACGCGCCTGTCCGATATTGAGCTTTGGTTGCGGGAGACATTGGAAGCCCATGAAACGCTTAGGACGAAGAGAGAAAGCATATGA
- the aer gene encoding aerotaxis receptor — MHKMAEHFLSGNEVSFGTDEIIVSKTNLKGHITYCNDVFLRVSGYTEKELLGRPHSIIRHPDMPRSVFKLLWDTLQAGSEIFAYVNNRTKKGDNYWVLAHVTPSRDARGSIIGYHSNRRVPDRALVEQTIAPLYADLLAEEESHANRKAGMQAAYQSLVEVLKDAGMEYDEFIATLCAA, encoded by the coding sequence ATGCACAAAATGGCGGAACATTTTCTATCAGGAAACGAAGTTTCTTTTGGCACAGATGAGATCATCGTAAGCAAGACCAATCTGAAGGGACATATTACCTATTGTAATGATGTCTTTCTAAGGGTGAGCGGCTACACCGAGAAAGAGCTGTTGGGTCGGCCGCATAGCATCATTCGTCATCCAGACATGCCCCGCTCTGTCTTCAAGCTTTTGTGGGACACGCTTCAGGCTGGGTCTGAGATCTTTGCCTATGTCAATAACCGGACCAAGAAGGGCGACAATTACTGGGTGCTTGCCCATGTGACGCCTAGTCGGGACGCGCGCGGAAGTATTATTGGATACCACTCCAATCGCCGCGTGCCTGACCGTGCTCTCGTGGAACAGACAATTGCGCCGCTCTATGCAGACCTTTTGGCGGAAGAGGAGAGTCACGCCAACCGCAAAGCTGGAATGCAGGCTGCTTATCAGTCTTTGGTTGAAGTGCTCAAAGATGCTGGCATGGAATATGACGAGTTCATTGCCACGCTCTGTGCCGCCTAA
- the mcpS gene encoding methyl-accepting chemotaxis protein McpS has protein sequence MRRNSNPSAKALAVCESVANGDFEQRIIGIDPRDRNADLYNAINRMIDRADAYVRESTACLDYVSERKYFRRIAERGMVGGYATATKSFNNALEIMQDQVVGFSETVGEFRTSMDSIVKTVTSAAAELERSAHSMQQTARSTNHKAVNVTSAVESTSENVQTMASAATHLAVSVEEIERQVEQSQHVVTSAASQVEKTSAEAKRLSGTSQKIGEVVQLISDVTAQTNLLALNATIEAARAGEAGKGFSVVASEVKNLANQTAQATEEIREQVAGLQDVTQLVVTAVQGVGTTMDAVTEASESISSAVKEQETATAEIGRSAEQAATQTAEVSLNIKQVDEGAEQSVVAANEVFGAARELGAQAHVLQSQIEGFLSEVKKVV, from the coding sequence ATGAGACGGAATTCAAACCCGAGCGCCAAAGCACTGGCAGTCTGCGAATCTGTCGCCAATGGGGACTTTGAACAGAGAATTATTGGGATAGATCCCCGCGATCGAAATGCAGATCTGTACAACGCAATCAATCGCATGATTGACCGTGCCGATGCCTACGTTCGAGAGTCGACTGCCTGCCTGGACTATGTAAGTGAGCGAAAATATTTCAGACGCATTGCAGAAAGAGGCATGGTGGGTGGTTATGCCACGGCGACCAAGTCATTCAATAACGCCCTGGAGATAATGCAGGACCAGGTCGTGGGATTCTCTGAGACTGTTGGGGAGTTCAGGACGTCGATGGACAGTATTGTGAAAACCGTTACCTCAGCTGCCGCTGAGCTTGAAAGGTCGGCACATTCAATGCAACAGACAGCCAGATCTACAAATCATAAGGCGGTAAATGTCACGAGTGCTGTTGAGAGCACATCTGAGAATGTTCAGACAATGGCATCTGCAGCGACACACCTTGCGGTCTCTGTTGAGGAAATCGAGCGGCAGGTTGAGCAGTCGCAGCATGTGGTCACAAGCGCGGCAAGCCAGGTGGAAAAAACCAGTGCGGAAGCTAAACGGCTCTCCGGCACCTCCCAAAAGATTGGTGAGGTCGTGCAATTGATTTCCGACGTTACCGCTCAAACGAACCTGCTCGCCCTTAATGCAACCATCGAAGCGGCACGGGCAGGCGAAGCGGGTAAAGGTTTTTCTGTTGTCGCTTCGGAAGTAAAAAACCTTGCGAACCAAACCGCGCAGGCGACGGAAGAAATTCGTGAGCAGGTCGCTGGCCTCCAGGATGTGACGCAGCTGGTCGTCACCGCTGTCCAAGGTGTCGGCACGACAATGGACGCGGTGACGGAAGCCTCAGAGTCGATATCCTCAGCCGTCAAGGAGCAGGAAACAGCAACTGCTGAAATCGGTCGAAGCGCGGAGCAGGCGGCGACGCAAACAGCCGAAGTTAGTCTGAATATCAAGCAGGTGGACGAGGGGGCCGAACAGTCTGTCGTCGCTGCAAATGAAGTGTTTGGCGCAGCTCGTGAATTGGGCGCACAAGCCCATGTTCTGCAAAGCCAGATCGAGGGCTTCCTGTCGGAAGTCAAAAAGGTAGTCTGA